The Xanthomonas sp. CFBP 8443 genome has a window encoding:
- a CDS encoding family 43 glycosylhydrolase — MSLRRAGLGWTWLLLAAGVASAAGAQAAPADARSVHAAGNPILADGRDYSADPAPLVADGKLYIIAGRDEAPPDVNDFVMRRWQLLATDDVGSGRWTHYPSLLRPEQVFAWAVAGRAYAAQIVQGPDRRYYLYAPVHEKHSPNADPFAIGVAVADSPLGPWRDAHPQGPILSQSLPVRNTIQNIDPTVLVDDDGRVYLYWGTFGKLFGIELERDMVTPKGEAVAVTTLDGYFEAPWLFKRNGTYYLAYAGNRAGPDSECTPALYHACIAYGTAPSPLGPWTYRGVILPPVSSTTSHPGIVDFKGQWYLVYHTADAKGGGHFRRSVAIDRLQWDDTQRPARIRPVQATRRAQPPLPPQRNVARFAQASASNGPDIPHQYWIAALNDGVVKRNPLPPQMWGSWSAHNPPQQWIQYSWAQPVALERSRIVFWADHAPGANEGVAPPARWRLEYRKDGQWLPLAQAAHAPVADRVQTLRFAPVTTRCVRAVFDASGADGRYAAVAVQEWEMWATRAQRLAPAEAAAAQQCDDR, encoded by the coding sequence ATGAGCCTGCGCCGCGCTGGGCTCGGCTGGACGTGGCTGTTGCTGGCCGCCGGTGTGGCGTCCGCCGCCGGCGCACAGGCGGCACCGGCGGACGCGCGCAGCGTGCACGCCGCCGGCAATCCGATCCTGGCCGACGGCCGCGACTATTCCGCAGATCCGGCGCCACTGGTCGCCGACGGCAAGCTCTACATCATCGCCGGCCGCGACGAGGCGCCGCCGGACGTCAACGACTTCGTGATGCGCCGCTGGCAGTTGCTGGCCACCGACGACGTCGGCAGCGGCCGCTGGACCCACTATCCGTCGCTGCTGCGCCCGGAGCAGGTATTCGCCTGGGCCGTGGCGGGCCGCGCCTACGCCGCGCAGATCGTGCAGGGGCCGGACCGGCGCTACTACCTGTACGCACCGGTCCACGAGAAGCATTCGCCCAACGCCGATCCGTTCGCGATCGGCGTGGCGGTCGCCGACAGCCCGCTGGGGCCGTGGCGCGACGCGCATCCGCAAGGACCGATCCTGTCGCAGTCGCTGCCGGTCAGGAACACCATCCAGAACATCGACCCGACCGTGCTGGTCGACGACGACGGCCGCGTGTATCTGTACTGGGGCACTTTCGGCAAACTGTTCGGCATCGAACTGGAACGCGACATGGTCACGCCCAAGGGCGAGGCGGTGGCGGTCACCACGCTGGACGGCTATTTCGAAGCGCCATGGCTGTTCAAGCGCAACGGCACCTACTACCTGGCCTATGCCGGCAACCGCGCCGGGCCGGATTCGGAATGCACGCCGGCGCTCTACCACGCCTGCATCGCCTACGGCACGGCGCCGTCGCCGCTGGGGCCGTGGACCTACCGCGGGGTGATCCTGCCGCCGGTGTCCTCCACTACCTCGCATCCGGGCATCGTCGACTTCAAGGGCCAGTGGTATCTGGTCTACCACACCGCCGACGCCAAGGGCGGCGGCCACTTCCGGCGCAGCGTGGCGATCGACCGGCTGCAGTGGGACGACACGCAGCGGCCGGCGCGGATCCGCCCGGTGCAGGCCACGCGCCGGGCGCAGCCGCCGCTGCCGCCGCAGCGCAATGTCGCCCGTTTCGCCCAGGCCAGCGCTTCCAACGGCCCGGACATCCCGCACCAGTACTGGATCGCCGCGCTCAACGACGGCGTGGTCAAGCGCAACCCGCTGCCGCCGCAGATGTGGGGCAGCTGGAGCGCGCACAATCCGCCGCAGCAGTGGATCCAGTACAGCTGGGCGCAGCCGGTGGCGCTGGAGCGCAGCCGCATCGTGTTCTGGGCCGACCACGCGCCCGGCGCGAACGAAGGCGTGGCGCCGCCGGCGCGCTGGCGCCTGGAATACCGCAAGGACGGACAGTGGCTGCCGTTGGCGCAGGCGGCGCACGCGCCGGTCGCCGACCGCGTGCAGACGCTGCGCTTCGCGCCGGTGACCACGCGCTGCGTGCGCGCGGTGTTCGATGCGTCCGGCGCCGACGGCCGCTACGCCGCCGTGGCGGTGCAGGAGTGGGAAATGTGGGCCACGCGTGCGCAGCGCCTGGCGCCGGCCGAGGCGGCGGCTGCGCAACAGTGCGACGATCGTTGA
- a CDS encoding TonB-dependent receptor, which yields MALLVALPAAAQDAAKAPDKATAAADGGDTAADAKTLDSVVVTGSRIRRNDALDGPTPLTVIGAEQIRAAGYTEIADVVNQLPSLALTQTSQTGNLAGNPGINALDLRGMGTQRTLVLVDGRRQVPAIPGTSAVDVSNIPSSLVERVEVITGGASALYGADAVTGVANFILKKDFQGVDASARYGASSRGDMRSTSIDALFGRNFADNRGNVTVYGFYEREPDSVSGQDRPWTAMGYPMYTRNNRNQRYWISDKNRNINNAEDAQLILGGRHYAMTADGRLRAPVLGPGGYVNAAPLSLANPVDALGSLLTDGGEYGGRYDSWYLSVPSDRFSSRATFNFDFSDSLRLFANVGYSQNSSRSAWRALSAFGSEAVPADSPFITDEMRAANGGTITDGVYFARHFDDELGQGGSEYRRRLFQGVVGLEGDFSLGGRAWNYAAYYSYGRTRQRNRDIDTVAYDRYYLAVDSTTAADGSAICRSTLDDPGNGCVPLNPFKRLTAEEIGYLRYDSDWATTTMTQQVLSAYASGGIFDLPGGEAQIVFGGEYRKERNDIGAIAQYDPANPAYDATLGTTQLPLRGQYDVKELYSELHLPLLAGKPFAERLGVDAAVRVSDYNTAGRTVTNKFGIDWSPIRDITLRGTYGKAVRAPNIGELYTASSIGGMWITDPCNTYNLRYRTDRSQYAAANCAQLNPSDKDTYWLYRDIITKGNLDLGNETAKTRTVGVVLRPRFLEDFSLSVDYYNIDLRGAIDSFPAQTIINKCVDAPTLDNQFCSFVGRDAGGNLLDVITQKLNLSRYLTRGVDFAAQYRYDLAGLWGQNAGALSFDLNYTRLIRQDYTLDPDQPEDVTRFAGVFGSPQWKGVLRSTWSNQHAGATWSLRHIAKMRTSTQITDTDYQKVWTGNVFYSDVSGYYRLKSGLELFGGITNAFDRAPPRVPGAEAGGANFELGYHAGVYDVIGRMYYGGIRLAL from the coding sequence ATGGCCTTGCTGGTGGCGCTACCCGCCGCGGCGCAGGACGCTGCCAAGGCGCCCGATAAGGCAACCGCTGCCGCCGATGGCGGCGACACCGCCGCCGACGCCAAGACCCTGGACAGCGTGGTCGTCACCGGCTCGCGCATCCGCCGCAACGATGCGCTGGACGGCCCGACGCCGCTGACCGTGATCGGCGCCGAGCAGATTCGCGCCGCCGGCTATACCGAGATCGCCGACGTGGTGAACCAGCTGCCGAGCCTGGCGCTGACCCAGACCAGCCAGACCGGCAACCTGGCCGGCAATCCCGGCATCAACGCGCTGGACCTGCGCGGCATGGGCACGCAACGCACGCTGGTGCTGGTCGACGGCCGCCGCCAGGTGCCGGCGATTCCCGGCACCTCGGCGGTGGACGTCAGCAACATCCCCTCCAGCCTGGTCGAGCGCGTGGAAGTCATCACCGGCGGCGCCTCGGCGCTGTACGGCGCCGACGCGGTCACCGGCGTGGCCAACTTCATCCTGAAGAAAGACTTCCAGGGCGTGGACGCCAGCGCCCGCTATGGCGCGTCCAGCCGCGGCGACATGCGCAGCACCAGCATCGACGCGCTGTTCGGCCGCAATTTCGCCGACAACCGCGGCAACGTCACCGTGTACGGTTTCTACGAACGCGAGCCCGATTCGGTGTCCGGCCAGGACCGGCCGTGGACCGCGATGGGCTATCCGATGTACACGCGCAACAACCGCAACCAGCGCTACTGGATCTCCGACAAAAACCGCAACATCAACAACGCCGAGGATGCGCAGCTGATCCTGGGCGGGCGCCACTATGCGATGACCGCCGACGGGCGCCTGCGCGCGCCGGTGCTGGGACCGGGCGGCTACGTCAACGCCGCACCGCTGAGCCTGGCCAATCCGGTCGACGCGCTGGGCAGCCTGCTCACCGACGGCGGCGAGTACGGCGGCCGCTACGACTCGTGGTACCTGTCGGTGCCGTCGGACCGCTTCTCCAGCCGCGCCACGTTCAATTTCGATTTCAGCGACAGCCTGCGCCTGTTCGCCAACGTCGGCTATTCGCAGAACAGTTCGCGCTCGGCCTGGCGCGCGCTGAGCGCGTTCGGCAGCGAGGCGGTGCCGGCCGACAGCCCGTTCATCACCGACGAGATGCGCGCGGCCAACGGCGGCACGATCACCGACGGCGTGTACTTCGCGCGGCACTTCGACGACGAACTGGGGCAGGGCGGCAGCGAATACCGGCGCCGGCTGTTCCAGGGCGTGGTCGGGCTGGAGGGCGACTTCAGCCTGGGCGGGCGGGCGTGGAACTACGCGGCGTACTACTCCTACGGCCGCACCCGGCAGCGCAACCGCGACATCGACACGGTGGCCTACGACCGCTACTACCTGGCGGTCGATTCCACCACCGCCGCCGACGGCAGCGCGATCTGCCGCAGTACGCTCGACGACCCGGGCAACGGCTGCGTGCCGTTGAACCCGTTCAAGCGGCTGACCGCCGAGGAGATCGGCTACCTGCGCTACGACTCGGACTGGGCCACCACCACGATGACCCAGCAGGTGCTGTCGGCCTATGCCTCCGGCGGCATCTTCGACCTGCCCGGCGGCGAGGCGCAGATCGTGTTCGGCGGCGAGTACCGCAAGGAGCGCAACGACATCGGCGCGATCGCCCAGTACGACCCGGCCAACCCGGCCTACGACGCCACCCTCGGCACCACCCAGCTGCCGTTGCGCGGGCAGTACGACGTCAAGGAGCTGTACAGCGAACTGCACCTGCCGCTGCTGGCCGGCAAGCCGTTCGCCGAGCGGCTGGGCGTGGACGCGGCGGTACGCGTGTCCGACTACAACACCGCCGGCCGCACCGTCACCAACAAGTTCGGCATCGACTGGTCGCCGATCCGCGACATCACCCTGCGCGGCACCTACGGCAAGGCGGTGCGCGCGCCCAACATCGGCGAGCTGTACACCGCCAGCAGCATCGGCGGCATGTGGATCACCGACCCGTGCAACACCTACAACCTGCGCTATCGCACCGACCGCAGCCAGTACGCAGCGGCCAACTGCGCGCAGCTCAACCCGTCCGACAAGGACACCTACTGGCTGTACCGCGACATCATCACCAAGGGCAACCTGGACCTGGGCAACGAGACCGCCAAGACCCGCACCGTCGGCGTGGTGCTGCGGCCGCGCTTCCTGGAGGATTTCTCGCTGTCGGTGGACTACTACAACATCGATCTGCGCGGCGCGATCGATTCGTTCCCGGCGCAGACCATCATCAACAAGTGCGTCGACGCGCCGACCCTGGACAACCAGTTCTGTTCGTTCGTCGGCCGCGACGCCGGCGGCAATCTGCTCGACGTGATCACGCAGAAGCTGAACCTGTCGCGCTACCTGACCCGCGGCGTCGATTTCGCCGCGCAATACCGCTACGACCTGGCCGGACTCTGGGGCCAGAACGCCGGCGCGCTGTCGTTCGACCTCAACTACACGCGCCTGATCCGCCAGGACTACACCCTGGATCCGGACCAGCCGGAAGACGTCACCCGCTTCGCCGGCGTGTTCGGCTCGCCGCAGTGGAAGGGCGTGCTGCGCAGCACCTGGTCCAACCAGCATGCCGGCGCGACCTGGTCGCTGCGGCACATCGCCAAGATGCGCACCAGCACCCAGATCACCGACACCGACTACCAGAAGGTCTGGACCGGCAACGTGTTCTACAGCGACGTGTCCGGCTACTACCGGCTCAAGTCGGGGCTGGAACTGTTCGGCGGCATCACCAACGCATTCGACCGCGCGCCGCCGCGGGTGCCGGGCGCGGAGGCCGGTGGCGCCAATTTCGAACTCGGCTACCACGCCGGCGTGTACGACGTGATCGGGCGGATGTACTACGGCGGGATCCGCCTGGCGCTGTGA
- a CDS encoding S9 family peptidase, translating to MQRDRGHRIGRQAWLLGAPPRAVAALLLALALAPCALAAPGADDYQRAQALSRRYEALVDREPSQPVWLDAGHFLYRRSLARAGAAPAIEYRRAAVDSGSNELAFDHVRLAAALSASGGQPVDATALQLSEVTLSERQLDFERDRVRWRCALPDYRCMRSDLGAREPDSYDMSIPLKQGPAHAQASPDGKWRAWVEAGNVVVAATAGGAPFALSHDGSAAGYYAVDSFAWSPDSTRLVAYRVTPAPPRTVYYIESAPSDQLQPKLHQQAYAKPGDPLPVLRPVLFDLASRRAQAVPATLFPNAFTLGWPQWRRDGSGFTFEYNERGHQRYRVIEADGRSAQARTLIEETSPTFIEYSALSGDGGKYYRHDFADGARTLWASERDGWEHLYLYDTRSDAAPRQVTRGEWVVRKVDRVDEAAQQVYFTASGMLPGEDPYYQHAYRIGLDGRGLTALTPAPADHQVVYSPDGRWLLDLYSRVDLGPVLELRRSDDGALVREVERTDLSRLLAAGWVPPLPLHAPGRDGKTEIWGVIHRPQGLDPQRRYRVVENIYAGPHGAFVPKRFSARVPALTALGFAVAQIDGMGTNNRSRAFHDVAWRNLKDAGFPDRIVWHRAAAAQYPWYAIEQGVGIYGTSAGGQSALGALLFHPEFYAAAVANSGCHDNRMDKIWWNEQWMGWPIGPWYSASSNVDNAWRLQGHLLLVTGDMDQNVDPASTFQVADRLIKAGKDFDLLVVPGGDHGAGGAYGQRRLLDFFVRWLQQAPTPDWNRQAAAPTAVAH from the coding sequence ATGCAGAGGGATCGTGGTCATCGCATCGGGCGACAGGCGTGGCTGCTGGGCGCGCCGCCGCGTGCGGTGGCAGCGCTGCTGCTGGCACTCGCGCTGGCGCCGTGCGCGCTGGCGGCGCCGGGCGCGGACGACTACCAGCGTGCGCAGGCACTGAGTCGCCGCTACGAGGCGCTGGTCGATCGCGAACCGTCGCAACCGGTGTGGCTGGACGCCGGGCATTTCCTGTATCGGCGTTCGCTCGCGCGCGCCGGCGCCGCACCGGCGATCGAATACCGGCGCGCGGCCGTGGACAGCGGCAGCAACGAACTCGCCTTCGACCACGTGCGGCTGGCGGCGGCGCTGTCCGCAAGTGGCGGGCAGCCGGTCGATGCGACGGCGTTGCAGTTGTCCGAAGTAACGCTGAGCGAGCGCCAGTTGGACTTCGAGCGCGATCGCGTGCGCTGGCGCTGCGCCTTGCCGGACTACCGCTGCATGCGCAGCGACCTGGGCGCGCGAGAACCCGATTCCTACGACATGAGCATCCCGCTGAAGCAGGGCCCGGCGCATGCGCAGGCCTCGCCGGACGGCAAGTGGCGGGCCTGGGTCGAAGCCGGCAACGTGGTGGTCGCGGCGACGGCCGGCGGCGCGCCCTTTGCGCTCAGCCACGACGGCAGCGCGGCCGGGTACTACGCGGTGGACAGCTTCGCCTGGTCGCCGGACTCGACCCGGCTGGTCGCCTACCGGGTCACGCCGGCGCCGCCGCGCACGGTGTACTACATCGAGTCGGCGCCCTCCGACCAACTGCAGCCGAAGCTGCACCAGCAGGCCTACGCCAAGCCCGGCGATCCGCTGCCGGTGCTGCGGCCGGTGCTGTTCGACCTGGCCTCGCGCCGCGCGCAGGCGGTGCCGGCGACGCTGTTCCCGAATGCGTTCACCCTGGGCTGGCCGCAGTGGCGCCGCGACGGCAGCGGCTTCACCTTCGAGTACAACGAACGCGGCCATCAGCGCTACCGGGTCATCGAGGCGGACGGGCGCAGCGCGCAGGCGCGCACGCTGATCGAGGAAACCTCGCCGACCTTCATCGAATACAGCGCGCTCAGCGGCGACGGCGGCAAGTACTACCGGCACGACTTCGCCGACGGCGCGCGCACCTTGTGGGCGTCCGAGCGCGACGGCTGGGAGCATCTGTACCTGTACGACACGCGCAGCGACGCCGCGCCGCGCCAGGTCACCCGCGGCGAGTGGGTGGTGCGCAAGGTCGATCGCGTCGACGAGGCGGCGCAGCAGGTGTACTTCACCGCCTCCGGCATGCTCCCGGGCGAGGACCCGTACTACCAGCACGCCTACCGCATCGGCCTGGACGGCCGCGGCCTGACCGCGCTGACCCCGGCGCCGGCCGATCACCAGGTGGTCTATTCGCCCGACGGGCGCTGGCTGCTCGACCTGTATTCGCGCGTGGATCTGGGGCCGGTGCTGGAACTGCGCCGCAGCGACGACGGCGCGCTGGTGCGGGAGGTCGAGCGCACCGACCTGTCGCGGCTGCTCGCCGCCGGCTGGGTGCCGCCGCTGCCGCTGCATGCGCCCGGCCGCGACGGCAAGACCGAGATCTGGGGCGTGATCCATCGTCCGCAGGGGTTGGATCCGCAGCGCCGCTACCGCGTGGTCGAGAACATCTATGCCGGCCCGCACGGCGCGTTCGTGCCCAAGCGCTTCAGCGCACGCGTGCCGGCGCTGACCGCGCTCGGCTTCGCCGTGGCGCAGATCGACGGCATGGGCACCAACAACCGCTCGCGCGCGTTCCACGACGTGGCCTGGCGCAACCTCAAGGACGCCGGTTTTCCCGATCGCATCGTCTGGCATCGCGCCGCCGCGGCGCAGTATCCGTGGTACGCGATCGAGCAGGGCGTGGGCATCTACGGCACCTCCGCCGGCGGCCAGAGCGCGCTCGGCGCGTTGCTGTTCCATCCCGAGTTCTATGCCGCCGCGGTGGCCAATTCCGGCTGCCACGACAACCGCATGGACAAGATCTGGTGGAACGAGCAGTGGATGGGCTGGCCGATCGGGCCGTGGTATTCGGCCTCGTCCAATGTGGACAACGCCTGGCGCCTGCAAGGGCATCTGCTGCTGGTGACCGGCGACATGGATCAGAACGTGGATCCGGCCAGCACCTTCCAGGTCGCCGATCGCCTGATCAAGGCCGGCAAGGATTTCGATCTGCTGGTGGTGCCGGGCGGCGACCACGGCGCCGGCGGCGCGTACGGCCAGCGCCGGCTGCTGGATTTCTTCGTGCGCTGGCTGCAGCAGGCGCCGACGCCGGACTGGAACCGCCAGGCGGCGGCGCCGACAGCGGTCGCGCACTGA